One window from the genome of Glycine soja cultivar W05 chromosome 12, ASM419377v2, whole genome shotgun sequence encodes:
- the LOC114379416 gene encoding leucine-rich repeat extensin-like protein 4, whose product MASASASYSFTITVLFLLYLHLSCFINNLNANHTNASGHNHHKHQHTQNPPLNSRLDMAFLGLQAWKQVIYSDPNNFTSNWVGPSVCNYTGVYCAPSLDDPKVIVVAGIDLNFADLAGFLPNEIGLLSDLAVLHLSNNRFCGILPMSFTNLTLLYELDLSNNRFVGPFPLVVLSLHMLKYLDLRYNEFEGPLPPQLFNNTIDAIFVNNNRFSSTIPPNLGKISASVVVFANNKFGGCLPESIVNFADTLEELVLINTSLSGCLPQQVGFLYKLRVLDVSFNNIVGPIPYSLSGLSHLEQLNLGHNMMSGTVPVGVCELPNLANFTFSYNFFCEEEGICQNLTSKRIVFDDRRNCLPEKPLQRSEKECKAKLEHPVDCSELCCVVGSNVSAGSVAVPPAAAVPAAMPVSAPLLAPSHP is encoded by the coding sequence ATGGCTTCAGCTTCAGCATCTTATTCCTTTACCATTACTGTGTTATTCCTCCTTTATTTGCACTTGTCATGTTTCATAAATAACCTTAATGCAAATCATACCAATGCCAGCGGTCACAACcatcacaaacaccaacacaCTCAGAATCCACCCTTAAACTCAAGGCTTGACATGGCTTTTCTTGGGCTACAAGCATGGAAGCAAGTGATCTACTCAGACCCAAATAACTTCACTTCCAACTGGGTAGGTCCTTCAGTTTGCAACTACACAGGTGTGTACTGTGCTCCCTCACTTGATGACCCTAAAGTGATAGTTGTGGCTGGCATTGACCTTAACTTTGCAGACTTAGCAGGGTTCCTACCCAATGAAATAGGCCTTCTCTCTGACCTTGCAGTCCTTCATCTCAGCAACAACCGCTTCTGTGGCATCCTCCCAATGTCCTTCACCAACCTCACTCTACTCTATGAGCTCGACCTTAGCAACAACAGATTTGTGGGACCTTTTCCTTTGGTTGTGCTTTCCCTTCATATGCTCAAATACCTTGACCTCCGCTACAACGAGTTTGAAGGGCCATTGCCTCCTCAACTCTTCAACAACACCATCGATGCCATTTTTGTTAACAACAACCGCTTCAGCAGTACTATTCCACCAAACTTAGGCAAAATCTCAGCTTCTGTAGTTGTCTTTGCCAACAACAAATTCGGAGGGTGTCTCCCCGAAAGCATAGTGAACTTTGCTGACACTTTGGAGGAGCTTGTGCTAATCAACACCAGTTTGTCTGGGTGTTTGCCACAACAAGTAGGCTTTCTCTACAAACTAAGAGTGTTGGATGTGAGTTTCAATAACATTGTTGGCCCTATACCTTATAGCCTTTCAGGGCTGTCTCACTTGGAGCAGCTGAATTTGGGGCATAACATGATGAGTGGCACAGTCCCTGTGGGGGTTTGTGAGTTGCCAAACTTGGCAAACTTCACTTTCTCTTACAACTTCTTCTGTGAGGAAGAGGGTATCTGTCAGAACTTGACATCAAAGAGGATAGTGTTTGATGATAGGAGGAACTGTTTGCCAGAGAAGCCACTGCAGAGGAGTGAAAAGGAATGCAAGGCCAAACTTGAACACCCAGTTGATTGCTCTGAGCTTTGCTGTGTTGTTGGGAGCAATGTCTCTGCTGGCTCAGTGGCTGTGCCACCTGCTGCTGCAGTTCCTGCAGCAATGCCTGTGTCTGCACCTCTTCTTGCACCAAGCCACCCTTAA
- the LOC114379628 gene encoding ADP,ATP carrier protein 3, mitochondrial-like, with protein MADGPQHPSVVQKLAGQSYLVSRLSPNFNSRNYSATGSYVNGGMHSPGLAVVSPVSPVTVHAPAEKGVSGFLVDFLMGGVSAAVSKTAAAPIERVKLLIQNQDEMIKSGRLSEPYKGIGDCFARTMKDEGVIALWRGNTANVIRYFPTQALNFAFKDYFKRLFNFKKDKDGYWKWFAGNLASGGAAGASSLLFVYSLDYARTRLANDAKAAKKGGERQFNGLVDVYRKTIKSDGVAGLYRGFNISCVGIIVYRGLYFGMYDSLKPVVLVGGLQDSFFASFLLGWGITIGAGLASYPIDTVRRRMMMTSGEAVKYKSSLHAFQTIVANEGAKSLFKGAGANILRAVAGAGVLAGYDKLQLILFGKKYGSGGG; from the exons ATGGCTGATGGACCACAGCATCCATCAGTTGTTCAGAAGCTAGCTGGACAGTCTTACCTGGTGTCCAGGCTTAGCCCCAACTTTAACTCTAGGAATTATTCTGCAACTGGTTCTTACGTCAATGGCGGAATGCACTCGCCTGGGTTGGCTGTTGTGTCACCTGTATCTCCAGTTACTGTGCATGCTCCAGCAGAGAAAGGAGTGAGTGGATTTCTAGTGGATTTTCTGATGGGTGGAGTATCCGCTGCTGTATCGAAGACAGCTGCTGCTCCAATTGAACGAGTCAAATTGCTCATCCAAAATCAGGATGAAATGATAAAAAGTGGTCGGCTATCTGAGCCATACAAGGGAATTGGTGATTGTTTTGCTCGAACAATGAAGGATGAGGGTGTGATTGCTCTTTGGAGAGGAAATACTGCTAATGTTATCAGATATTTCCCTACTCAG GCTCTGAACTTTGCCTTTAAGGATTACTTTAAGAGGCTTTTCAACTTTAAAAAGGATAAAGATGGCTACTGGAAGTGGTTTGCTGGGAATTTGGCATCTGGTGGGGCTGCTGGGGCTTCTTCCCTCTTATTTGTCTATTCTTTGGATTATGCCCGTACTCGTTTAGCAAACGATGCAAAGGCTGCAAAGAAGGGTGGCGAGAGGCAGTTTAATGGCTTGGTTGATGTTTACAGGAAAACCATCAAGTCTGATGGTGTTGCTGGCCTTTATCGTGGGTTCAACATCTCATGTGTTGGAATTATAGTGTATCGTGGTCTTTACTTTGGAATGTATGATTCCCTGAAACCAGTAGTTTTGGTTGGTGGGTTGCAG GATAGTTTCTTTGCTAGTTTCCTTTTGGGATGGGGAATCACAATTGGTGCTGGTTTGGCTTCTTATCCCATTGACACTGTTCGAAGAAGAATGATGATGACTTCTGGAGAAGCTGTGAAGTACAAGAGCTCTTTGCATGCATTCCAAACAATCGTCGCAAATGAGGGTGCCAAGTCACTCTTCAAAGGTGCTGGTGCGAACATATTGCGTGCTGTTGCAGGTGCTGGTGTGCTTGCTGGTTATGACAAGCTGCAGCTCATTTTGTTTGGAAAGAAATATGGATCTGGCGGCGGCTAA
- the LOC114379297 gene encoding mitotic checkpoint serine/threonine-protein kinase BUB1-like — protein MATMLSYSPPRFKIAVDAHHDPLLPFLRSIKKALEASDDSASNLSNLLKDCIRNFKNNDRYRNDVRFLKIWLLYMGVSDDFESVFKEMLDSNVCTNSSSLYVWSASFFELKGRLHDALTIYQLGICRNAEPIEWLKKAQALFLNRISEIQNAASTQKVDDKESKKFEDNGINPWGTSTMDSLLKKIYPLIMKFDGYRSSTKPYTGKVALSTLKNSSRNKVIEIGGKKYHIKGCAGQGGFAQVYKANVDSDPDNVVALKIQKPAFPWEFYIYRQLDKRILDRERSSYGFAHRIHIYSDCSILICDYLANGTLQDVINSYVVLGKSMEEVLCIYYTIEMLHMVETLHGVGLIHGDFKPDNLLIRYARGDLTEDGFFSRIGPWCDQGLCLVDWGRGIDLHLFPDHILFKGDCRTSGFRCIEMLEDKPWKFQVDAYGLCAIVHMMLHSSYMEVVKKEQSDGSYMYLPKLPFKRYWNIELWKTFFTKMLNQYPHDDDRSLLQDLKKSFQDYMSSNPQLIKKLKELLSKQRASLCSA, from the exons ATGGCCACCATGCTCAGCTACTCACCCCCGCGTTTCAAAATCGCCGTCGACGCTCACCACGATCCTCTCTTACCCTTTCTCCG GTCTATCAAGAAAGCCCTAGAAGCTTCCGACGACTCCGCTTCGAATCTCAGTAACTTACTCAAAGATTGCATCAGAAACTTCAAGAACAATGACCGCTACCGAAACGACGTCAGATTCCTCAAGATCTGGCTCCTATAT ATGGGAGTTAGTGATGATTTTGAAAGTGTTTTCAAGGAAATGCTGGACAGTAATGTATGTACCAATAGTTCTTCACTTTATGTGTGGTCTGCAAGTTTTTTTGAGTTGAAGGGAAGATTGCATGATGCTCTCACCATCTATCAGCTTGGCATTTGCAG GAATGCAGAGCCAATTGAGTGGTTGAAGAAGGCACAGGCCTTATTTCTCAATAGAATTTCTGAAATACAGAATGCTGCTTCAACTCAGAAG GTTGATGATAAAGAATCCAAGAAATTTGAAGATAATGGCATTAATCCTTGGGGCACCTCTACCATGGATAGCctgttaaagaaaatatatcctttaattatgaaatttgat GGGTATCGTTCAAGCACTAAACCATACACAGGAAAAGTGGCCTTATCTACCTTGAAGAATTCATCAAGGAATAAAGTTATAGAGATAG GTGGAAAGAAGTACCATATAAAAGGCTGCGCTGGACAGGGTGGTTTTGCCCAAGTATATAAGGCTAATGTCGACAGTGACCCTGACAATGTTGTTGCACTAAAG ATACAAAAACCAGCTTTCCCTTGGGAATTTTACATTTATCGTCAGCTTGATAAGCGCATCTTAGATAGAGAG AGGTCAAGTTATGGTTTCGCTCACCGAATTCATATCTATTCTGACTGTAGTATACTCATCTGTGACTATTTAGCTAATGGGACATTACAG GATGTGATAAACTCATATGTGGTCTTAGGAAAATCCATGGAAGAAGTGTTATGCATTTACTACACAATAGAAATGTTACACATGGTTGAAACTCTGCATGGTGTTGGCTTGATTCATGGTGATTTCAAGCCTGATAATTTGCTAATTCGCTATGCTAG GGGTGACCTTACAGAAGATGGGTTCTTCAGCCGAATTGGTCCTTGGTGTGATCAG GGTCTTTGCCTTGTTGACTGGGGAAGAGGGATTGATCTGCATCTCTTTCCAGATCACATACTATTTAAGGGAGATTGCAGAACTTCTGGTTTTCGCTGCATTGAGATGCTAGAGGATAAACCGTGGAAATTTCAG GTAGATGCATATGGCCTTTGTGCTATTGTTCATATGATGTTGCATAGTTCCTATATGGAAGTCGTCAAAAAAGAACAATCTGATGGGAGCTACATGTATCTTCCCAAACTACCCTTTAAACG TTACTGGAACATTGAGCTCTGGAAGACTTTCTTCACTAAGATGCTAAACCAATACCCCCATGATGATGATAGGAGTTTGCTGCAGGACTTGAAGAAGTCCTTCCAAGACTACATGAGCTCCAATCCGCAGCTTATAAAGAAACTAAAGGAGTTACTCTCAAAGCAAAGGGCTTCCTTGTGCTCTGCTTAA